The Mytilus galloprovincialis chromosome 4, xbMytGall1.hap1.1, whole genome shotgun sequence genome contains a region encoding:
- the LOC143071600 gene encoding uncharacterized protein LOC143071600, whose amino-acid sequence MASFIGMAFIPYYNQLMEILATNPDLRASAKGIFKQVAYGACGTAIGGCVGGPPGALVGGIAGSVLGYWQSDDYDSLLKVLYSLSDSEKAKLVQKVQELVGGTGIEALTRFIGNQAQREVLLHLIRNFSKDPQGG is encoded by the exons ATGGCATCTTTCATTGGAATGGCGTTTATACCATATTATAATCAGTTAATGGAAATACTTGCCACAAATCCTGATTTAAGGGCAAGTGCAAAAG GAATTTTCAAACAGGTAGCATATGGTGCATGTGGCACTGCTATAGGGGGTTGTGTAGGTGGACCTCCTGGGGCTTTGGTTGGTGGCATTGCAG GATCAGTGTTGGGTTACTGGCAGTCTGATGATTATGATTCACTGTTAAAAGTGTTGTATAGTTTATCTGATAGTGAAAAAGCAAAACTTGTTCAGAAAGTACAGGAACTAGTAGGAGGCACTGGAATTGAAGCTCTAACCAGATTCATAGGAAACCAAGCTCAAAGAGAAGTCTTATTACACCTTATACGGAACTTTTCTAAGGATCCACAAGGTGGATAA